The nucleotide sequence CCCCATCCCCACGCCCAACCACGGGATGACGATGAGCGCCAGTACCGCGAGAAAGGAGTAAAACGCTGCCATGTACCCTCACCTCGTTAAAGGTTTCCCCATTGACGCCTACTGGGCCTCCCCTCCCTCGGCGGAGAGGTCGCAGACGAGATTGGCCCGTTTAAGGAGCCGGTCGTACTGTTTCTTGATCTGGTCGATGCGCAGCGCCGCGAGCTTTTCCCGGCACTGGCAGTAGATGTCCATGGCGAAAAGGGCCAGCACGTCGATGGAAGATTCCAGGGCGAGAAGCTCGACGAAGAGGTCGTGCTCCGCGATTTTTTCCCAGAGGGTCTCGCGCACCGCCTTTTTGAGCAGGAAAATAAACGCCGTGGCCTGGGAAGGCGTGAAATCCTGGATGGCCCGCACCCGCACGATCTCGTCGAGATAGGGACCGAAGGTCTCGACGTCAGGCGTCTGGCCGCAGGTGGCCAGCCCCACCACGATGCCCCGCATGCCGGCTTCGAACCGGTGCCGCACCGGATTGGCGAAGGGGTCGTCGCGTTTTTTCCACAGCACGGCCGTATTCTCGGAGTAGGTGCCGAGAATCAGGTCGAACCAGGCGTCAAGGACGGCCTGCTGGTCGAGGACGAGATGATCCACCAGTTTCAGCATGAAATGTACCTTTCTTCACAATCGCTTAACAGGCTGGTTCCTTACCAGAAAAACGCAAATTGTAAAGGACGGAATTCCCCCGGTTCGGGCGGAAATCGCCTTGAATTCCCGGCCTGTTGCCGGTCTATGGCGCTTTTGCTAGGCTTGGAAAAAAGCGAGCCGACATGCAAACCACTGCCGCCCACGTCGATATCCTGCGCGCCGCCGCCGCCTTTTCTTCCATCGCACGCTACAACGGGACCATGCCCAGGAGGCAGGCCCTGCATTACGACAAAACGCGGCTGGCGGAACTTGAAGATGCCGGATTTCTGGAGCGGGTCAAGCTCTCATTTCCCTGCGGCAAGGATGTCGAAGGCTGGCGCATCACGGCCGGCGGCCGCTTCGCCCTGGCCGGCGAAGACGCCGCCTGCGCCCTGGAGCCCGAGCATCTGCGCATTTTGTCCGACATTTACCACTACTCCAAGCTGTCGAAAAACCGGGGCATGATGCCCAAGGAACTGGCCGGGGAGTTTGACGGGGACGACGTGCGCGACCTGTTCCTGCACGGCTACCTGCTGCGCATCAATCTCAAGGGCACGGTCAAGGCCAAGGGCTGGGTGGTGTCGCAAAAGGGCCTCGACGCCCTGCGCCGGGTCGGCCACCGCGCGCCGGCCTGCGCCGAGGACGGCCCCAGGACCACGGCCTCCTGACCGGCCTTCTCCGCTTCGCCTGCCGCCGCCGCCCCCCGTTCCTGCCTCCGCTTATTCC is from Solidesulfovibrio magneticus RS-1 and encodes:
- a CDS encoding RsbRD N-terminal domain-containing protein, whose translation is MLKLVDHLVLDQQAVLDAWFDLILGTYSENTAVLWKKRDDPFANPVRHRFEAGMRGIVVGLATCGQTPDVETFGPYLDEIVRVRAIQDFTPSQATAFIFLLKKAVRETLWEKIAEHDLFVELLALESSIDVLALFAMDIYCQCREKLAALRIDQIKKQYDRLLKRANLVCDLSAEGGEAQ